The following are from one region of the Rhinoraja longicauda isolate Sanriku21f chromosome 11, sRhiLon1.1, whole genome shotgun sequence genome:
- the LOC144598340 gene encoding uncharacterized protein LOC144598340 produces MSSKPLENIVNFRQLCLGTAKIYRSSLPDRATEKDVKYLKETLGIKLIIDLREPNEVGDAPYLRDAYKRVVVREVELESMKTNCTTGQFLIKDMPLVHLALGFVSKKYYHLINSLLTDDHKKDLVESCSSQIPKYVMQNIVKRDLKQMYKDFIDNSQTFIYTILKLLSDPNNVPALIHCTAGKDRTGIASALIQSCVGLSRECVIDDYEATTEGLKPNERLGEIHKHYTELQGMTEEFLTSEGETMASTLAYIDEMHGSVQGYLIKCGFNSQEQEKLKKNIMITKPQQQQ; encoded by the exons ATGTCATCAAAACCATTGGAAAACATTGTAAACTTCAGGCAACTCTGTTTGGGCACAGCCAAGATCTACCGCTCTTCCCTTCCAGACAGGGCGACAGAGAAAGATGTGAAATACCTGAAGGAAACTCTGGGAATCAAACTGATCATTGACCTTCGTGAACCCAATGAAGTGGGTGATGCACCGTACCTTAGAGACGCCTACAAAAGAGTCGTGGTGCGCGAAGTGGAACTTGAAAGCATGAAAACAAATTGCACCACAGGGCAGTTTCTGATAAAGGACATGCCTCTTGTGCACTTAGCCCTTGGTTTTGTTTCCAAGAAGTATTACCATCTCATCAACAGTCTACTGACAGATGATCATAAGAAAGACCTGGTGGAGAGTTGTTCTTCTCAGATCCCAAAGTATGTCATGCAAAATATAGTGAAACGGGATTTAAAACAGATGTACAAGGATTTCATTGACAACTCACAGACCTTCATCTATACAA TTCTGAAGTTGCTGAGTGATCCGAACAATGTACCTGCTTTGATCCATTGCACGGCTGGGAAAGATCGGACTGGGATTGCCTCCGCCCTGATTCAGTCCTGTGTGGGCTTGTCAAGGGAATGTGTTATTGACGACTATGAAGCCACCACC GAAGGCTTGAAGCCCAATGAAAGGCTTGGTGAAATCCACAAACATTACACTGAGCTACAGGGAATGACTGAAGAGTTTTTGACTAGTGAAGGCGAAACAATGGCATCAACTCTGGCCTACATAGATGAAAT GCATGGATCTGTGCAGGGATATTTGATCAAATGTGGATTCAATAGCCAGGAGCAAGAGAAGCTAAAGAAAAATATAATGATCACAAAACCTCAGCAGCAGCAATAG
- the ttc22 gene encoding tetratricopeptide repeat protein 22, which translates to MVEDQGRDTEILVQEMDYIPGHFHLELNLNLESRPLRGRDCKLRRQSLQLEVPHPAQRLAHRNLLGVFAFHLDEHQEAEELFAGVCREEPGNLNAWANLGHVYGRLERGGQAAHCVERLSRLVGLKRGGGGQAGDEESLLPLRAARCLAEHALASAHDIGLQREEDHASKLRSAIGLYDKALLYGRNQVPSEEKRSWYFTMATMYIRLDGMLMNTGSPDQKRLLSFNRALALLREVLKSDSAEYQALAWCYLGMMLERKDSFPSTPMAVHDCGYSGTDPLDCYGQAIETAKTDPFILNQLAKIFHFLGKQDMAIGICNMALNILPDPQTNWQAYSTRAKVYVKQYMQDLERVKRSQGGVPDRRLLTEAKADLDLILLVWPCLKTYLDMGQVCYYMGVDAVQELQPVDENALNSALVFFAKAMEYDPGDTLPEIQVLRGKCLQVKGEERNAAECYKQAIELDDVESQYSESFHRLMESLLSLMVQGKSSEETIILEVEEWMEKAEAKYQLERVKQELRNICLNHTPKILQLSRAMIKAGKLQLVKLLLEIMSPDTSDPTKA; encoded by the exons ATGGTGGAGGACCAGGGTCGGGACACCGAGATCCTCGTCCAGGAGATGGACTACATCCCGGGCCACTTCCACCTGGAGTTGAACTTGAACTTGGAGTCGCGGCCGCTGCGGGGCAGAGACTGCAAGCTGAGACGGCAGAGTCTCCAGCTGGAGGTCCCGCACCCAGCACAACGTCTCGCCCACCGCAACCTGCTGGGCGTCTTCGCTTTCCACCTGGACGAGCACCAAGAGGCCGAGGAACTCTTCGCCGGCGTGTGCCGGGAGGAGCCGGGCAACCTCAACGCCTGGGCTAACCTGGGCCACGTGTACGGCCGGCTGGAGAGGGGAGGGCAGGCGGCCCACTGCGTGGAGCGCCTGTCCAGGCTGGTGGGGCTGAAGCGGGGCGGCGGCGGCCAGGCGGGGGACGAGGAGTCCCTGCTGCCCCTCCGCGCCGCAAGGTGTCTGGCCGAACACGCCCTCGCCAGCGCCCACGACATCGGCTTGCAGAGAGAGGAAGACCACGCCAGCAAGCTGCGCTCCGCCATCGGGCTCTACGACAAGGCTCTGCTGTATGGCAGGAACCAG GTACCCTCAGAAGAAAAAAGGAGTTGGTATTTTACAATGGCCACCATGTATATCAG ACTGGATGGAATGTTAATGAACACGGGAAGCCCTGATCAGAAGCGCCTGCTGTCTTTCAATAGAGCTCTAGCATTACTGCGGGAGGTGCTGAAGTCTGACAGTGCTGAATATCAAG CGCTTGCTTGGTGCTATCTGGGAATGATGTTGGAGCGGAAGGattcttttcccagtactccaatGGCAGTCCATGATTGTGGCTATTCTGGGACTGATCCACTGGATTGTTATGGACAG GCAATTGAAACAGCAAAAACAGATCCATTCATACTGAATCAGCTTGCCAAAATCTTTCATTTCCTTGGGAAACAGGACATGGCAATTGGCATTTGTAATATGGccttgaatattcttccagatcCCCAAACAAACTGGCAGGCTTACAGCACCAGGGCAAAG GTTTATGTAAAGCAGTATATGCAAGACCTTGAGCGTGTCAAGAGGAGCCAGGGTGGAGTGCCTGACAGGCGGTTGCTAACCGAAGCAAAGGCTGACTTGGATTTAATATTGCTTGTGTGGCCCTGCCTGAAAACATACCTGGATATGGGGCAG GTCTGTTACTACATGGGTGTTGATGCTGTGCAGGAACTTCAACCTGTGGATGAAAATGCTCTAAACAGTGCCTTGGTTTTTTTCGCTAAAGCCATGGAATATGACCCTGGAGACACTCTGCCCGAGATCCAGGTCCTGCGAGGGAAATGCTTGCAGGTCAAAGGTGAGGAACGCAATGCTGCTGAATGCTACAAGCAGGCCATCGAGCTggacgatgtagagtcacagtACTCTGAGAGCTTCCACCGCCTCATGGAGTCGCTGCTGTCACTGATGGTCCAGGGAAAATCCAGCGAGGAGACGATTATCCTCGAAGTGGAAGAGTGGATGGAGAAGGCTGAGGCAAAGTATCAACTCGAGAGAGTCAAACAGGAATTGCGTAATATTTGTCTAAATCATACGCCAAAGATTTTACAACTCTCCAGGGCTATGATCAAGGCTGGGAAGTTGCAACTGGTAAAGTTATTGTTGGAAATAATGAGCCCTGACACATCTGATCCAACAAAGGCTTGA